One stretch of Proteiniborus ethanoligenes DNA includes these proteins:
- the ffh gene encoding signal recognition particle protein gives MVFEGLAEKLQNALGKLKGKGKLSEKDVENAMREVRLALLEADVNFKVVKQFINTVKERAIGHEVMESLTPGQQVIKIVNEELTILMGEKESKLEFANTPPTVIMMCGLQGAGKTTTSGKLGALLKKKGKRPLLVACDIYRPAAIKQLQVVGEKVEIPVFSIGDKQSPVNIAKASIEHGKKNGNDVIIIDTAGRLHIDEDLMEELENIKNEVKPNEILLVVDAMTGQDAVTVSESFNEKLGITGVVLTKLDGDARGGAALSIRAVTNKPIKFAATGEKFDQLETFHPDRMASRILGMGDVLSLIEKAQASFDEKKALELEKKLRNQQFTFEDFLDQLQQMKNMGPMSQLLEMIPGINSKQLKNLNVDEKELVHIEAIIQSMTKEERINPSVIDGSRRKRIAKGSGTSIQEVNKLLKQFNETKKMLKKFSGMEKTIKKKGRFNLPF, from the coding sequence AGAAGTCAGACTTGCTCTTCTAGAAGCTGATGTTAACTTTAAGGTAGTTAAACAATTTATTAATACAGTTAAAGAACGAGCTATAGGACATGAAGTCATGGAAAGCTTAACACCAGGCCAACAAGTAATTAAGATAGTAAATGAAGAATTAACTATTTTAATGGGTGAAAAAGAAAGTAAATTAGAATTTGCAAACACACCACCTACTGTTATTATGATGTGTGGTTTACAAGGTGCAGGTAAAACGACCACATCCGGAAAGCTTGGTGCCCTATTAAAGAAAAAAGGGAAAAGACCTTTATTAGTTGCCTGCGATATATATAGACCCGCTGCTATAAAACAGCTACAAGTTGTTGGCGAAAAAGTAGAGATACCGGTATTTAGCATTGGAGACAAGCAAAGTCCGGTTAATATAGCAAAGGCGTCTATTGAACACGGTAAGAAAAATGGAAATGATGTTATTATCATAGATACTGCTGGAAGACTTCACATAGATGAAGATTTGATGGAGGAACTAGAGAATATAAAAAACGAGGTTAAACCTAATGAAATATTATTAGTTGTAGATGCTATGACGGGACAAGATGCAGTTACAGTCTCAGAATCCTTTAATGAAAAGCTAGGGATAACTGGAGTAGTTCTAACTAAGTTAGATGGCGATGCAAGAGGTGGAGCAGCACTTTCAATAAGAGCAGTAACAAACAAGCCAATAAAATTTGCTGCTACTGGAGAAAAATTTGATCAATTAGAGACTTTTCATCCTGATAGAATGGCATCTAGAATTTTAGGAATGGGAGATGTATTAAGCTTAATTGAGAAAGCTCAAGCAAGCTTTGATGAAAAAAAAGCTTTAGAGCTGGAGAAAAAACTAAGAAATCAGCAATTTACCTTTGAAGATTTTCTAGATCAATTGCAACAAATGAAAAACATGGGACCAATGAGCCAACTATTAGAGATGATTCCAGGAATAAATTCAAAACAGTTAAAAAATCTAAATGTAGATGAAAAAGAATTAGTCCATATTGAAGCTATTATACAATCCATGACAAAGGAAGAAAGAATCAACCCTTCAGTAATAGATGGTAGTAGAAGAAAAAGAATTGCAAAAGGAAGCGGTACTAGTATTCAAGAAGTAAATAAGCTTTTAAAGCAATTTAATGAAACAAAAAAGATGCTTAAGAAATTTTCTGGAATGGAAAAAACTATCAAGAAAAAAGGAAGGTTTAACCTGCCCTTTTAG
- a CDS encoding transposase: MKPVFVPHEAYQNFVLNQLNKHYSDGILTLVSSDWPIITKLWITDISYITTFLSDEYSVKGPAPRDPASMLRSYILFLLTNPTIGITKWVDELYRVPLYAILSGFEPGDIPGVGTFYDFFNRLWGLEFDNVKPNLKHTRKKKRKKKPKKGKKQAPTNPGIVKKLIARFLRDGAKKKTLPADRLFEFFQSQILSVSAKLGLLDNLESLSVAGDGTPLVTASFPRSKSSCDCYAQGVAKCNCPRLYSQPDCNSGWDSSREKYYNGYSLYMISACDSFYDLPLYPRLHPASRHDSVCFVTGSIEFAQRFSLGTINRFLLDAAHDAEAIYELLEHQGIEAFIDLNPRTKANFSSEGDIKISAKGIPICPIGKEMKPNGYDKSQNRQKWRCSLANGAKNSCKNPCSKAKYGRTFHTFSEDNLRLFPKTARSSDKWKFVYKRRTSVERSNKREKVDYHLEAGRHRSTKMWYIRLYGIMMCQHIDAWYSVKKIQ; encoded by the coding sequence ATGAAGCCTGTTTTTGTTCCTCATGAAGCTTACCAAAACTTCGTTTTAAACCAACTTAATAAACATTATTCGGACGGCATCCTTACCCTTGTTTCTAGTGACTGGCCTATTATCACTAAGCTATGGATTACTGATATTTCTTATATTACGACTTTTCTTAGTGATGAGTATTCTGTCAAAGGACCTGCGCCTCGGGATCCTGCTTCTATGCTCAGGTCTTATATTCTTTTCTTACTTACTAATCCCACTATTGGCATTACAAAGTGGGTTGATGAACTCTATCGTGTCCCTCTTTATGCCATTTTAAGTGGTTTTGAACCTGGTGACATTCCTGGCGTTGGCACCTTCTATGACTTCTTTAATCGTTTATGGGGCTTGGAATTTGATAATGTTAAACCAAATTTAAAGCATACACGCAAGAAGAAAAGAAAGAAAAAACCTAAAAAGGGGAAAAAACAAGCCCCTACAAATCCTGGTATTGTTAAGAAACTAATCGCTCGTTTCCTTCGCGATGGTGCTAAAAAGAAAACTTTGCCTGCGGACAGGCTGTTTGAGTTCTTTCAATCTCAAATCCTTTCTGTTTCTGCTAAATTAGGTCTACTTGATAATCTCGAGTCCCTTAGCGTTGCTGGCGATGGCACTCCTTTGGTTACTGCTAGTTTCCCAAGGAGTAAATCTTCTTGTGATTGTTATGCCCAGGGTGTTGCAAAGTGTAATTGTCCCCGCTTGTATTCTCAACCAGACTGTAACTCCGGATGGGATAGTTCTAGGGAAAAATATTACAATGGATATAGCTTATACATGATATCCGCCTGCGACAGCTTCTATGATTTACCTCTATATCCTAGACTTCATCCTGCTTCAAGACATGATTCTGTTTGTTTTGTAACAGGCTCTATTGAATTTGCACAACGCTTCTCCCTGGGCACGATTAACAGGTTTCTCCTTGATGCTGCTCATGATGCTGAAGCCATATATGAATTACTAGAGCATCAAGGTATTGAGGCTTTTATTGATTTAAATCCCAGAACTAAAGCTAATTTCAGTTCTGAGGGTGATATTAAGATTTCAGCTAAGGGCATTCCTATTTGTCCTATTGGCAAAGAAATGAAACCTAATGGTTATGATAAGTCTCAAAACCGCCAAAAATGGAGATGTTCTCTTGCTAATGGTGCTAAAAATTCTTGTAAAAATCCTTGTTCCAAAGCTAAGTATGGGCGTACCTTTCATACTTTTTCTGAGGATAATTTGAGGCTTTTCCCCAAAACAGCTCGTTCCTCAGACAAGTGGAAATTTGTCTACAAACGCCGTACCTCTGTTGAACGCTCAAACAAAAGAGAAAAGGTTGATTACCATCTAGAAGCTGGGCGTCATCGTTCTACTAAAATGTGGTACATCCGCCTTTACGGTATTATGATGTGCCAGCATATTGATGCTTGGTACAGCGTAAAAAAGATACAATAA
- the rpsP gene encoding 30S ribosomal protein S16, which produces MAVKIRLTRMGAKKKPFYRIVVADSRSPRDGRFIEEIGYYNPVSEPKEVVIDDEKAIKWLNNGAKPTDTVNYLFKNNGVLEKYEASKKSE; this is translated from the coding sequence ATGGCGGTAAAAATTAGATTAACAAGAATGGGTGCTAAGAAAAAACCATTCTATAGAATTGTAGTAGCAGATTCTCGCTCTCCAAGAGATGGTAGATTTATTGAGGAAATTGGATACTATAATCCTGTATCAGAACCTAAGGAAGTTGTAATTGACGATGAAAAGGCAATAAAATGGTTAAACAATGGTGCAAAACCGACTGATACAGTTAATTATTTGTTTAAAAACAATGGTGTTTTAGAGAAATATGAAGCTTCTAAAAAATCTGAATAA
- a CDS encoding KH domain-containing protein produces MGDLVEILAKALVDNPDEVQVNEIEGTQSIIIELKVAPEDMGKVIGKQGRIAKAIRTLVKAAAIKENKRVVVEIIQ; encoded by the coding sequence ATGGGAGATTTAGTTGAAATACTTGCGAAAGCACTTGTTGACAATCCTGATGAAGTCCAAGTAAATGAAATAGAAGGTACTCAGTCTATTATTATTGAGTTAAAGGTAGCCCCAGAAGACATGGGAAAGGTTATAGGAAAACAAGGCAGAATTGCTAAAGCTATTAGAACATTAGTAAAAGCAGCAGCAATAAAAGAAAATAAGAGAGTAGTAGTAGAAATTATACAATAG
- the rimM gene encoding ribosome maturation factor RimM (Essential for efficient processing of 16S rRNA), producing the protein MKHIRIGKIVNTHGINGDVKVLPLTDDSKRFEKLDSIFIEDNKVSVQIERVWYSKGFVMLKFKGYDNINDVLKYKDKYIVIDEKNAVELPEDSYFIFQIIGIKVYCSDGRELGEIIEVLQPGGNDVYVVQDIDKKTGDKKEYLIPAIKDVVKKIDIDNKEMIIEPIKGLIE; encoded by the coding sequence ATGAAACATATAAGAATTGGGAAAATAGTAAATACTCATGGAATAAATGGTGATGTTAAAGTATTACCCCTAACTGATGATTCTAAAAGGTTTGAAAAATTGGATTCTATTTTTATTGAAGATAATAAAGTTTCTGTCCAAATTGAAAGGGTTTGGTACAGTAAAGGATTTGTTATGTTAAAGTTTAAAGGCTACGACAATATTAATGATGTACTGAAATATAAGGACAAATATATAGTAATAGATGAGAAGAATGCAGTAGAGCTTCCAGAAGATTCCTACTTTATTTTTCAGATTATTGGAATTAAAGTTTATTGTAGTGATGGTAGAGAGCTTGGAGAAATAATAGAGGTTCTACAACCTGGTGGAAACGATGTCTATGTTGTTCAAGATATAGATAAAAAAACTGGTGATAAAAAAGAATATTTAATACCTGCTATAAAAGATGTTGTAAAAAAAATTGATATAGATAATAAAGAGATGATTATTGAGCCTATAAAAGGATTGATAGAATGA
- the trmD gene encoding tRNA (guanosine(37)-N1)-methyltransferase TrmD: MRIDILTLFPEIFQNFLDTSIVGRAKNNGIVEVNCINIRDFSKDKHKRVDDYSFGGGPGMVISPEPVFNAIMSAKSERCKTIYLSPKGRTYKQQVANELSSEEHIILLCGHYEGIDNRIMENYIDDEISIGDYVLTGGEIAAMVVVDSIVRLLPGALNNQESFTDESHYNGLLEYPHYTRPRIFNGFEVPEVLLSGNHSKIEEWRKYQSLKVTYERRPDLLKEAKLNKTEQEMLNTIINNKNFNQIENKNKL; the protein is encoded by the coding sequence ATGAGAATTGATATATTAACACTATTTCCTGAAATTTTTCAAAATTTTTTGGATACTAGTATAGTTGGAAGAGCAAAAAACAATGGTATAGTTGAAGTAAATTGTATAAATATTAGAGATTTTTCAAAAGATAAACATAAAAGAGTAGATGATTATTCTTTTGGTGGAGGGCCAGGAATGGTTATAAGTCCTGAACCTGTATTTAATGCAATTATGTCAGCGAAAAGCGAAAGGTGTAAGACAATTTATCTTAGCCCCAAAGGTAGGACATATAAACAGCAAGTGGCTAATGAATTATCATCGGAAGAGCATATTATTCTATTATGCGGTCATTATGAAGGTATAGATAATAGAATAATGGAAAATTATATAGATGACGAGATTTCCATAGGGGATTATGTATTAACAGGTGGAGAAATAGCTGCTATGGTTGTAGTAGATTCTATTGTAAGATTATTACCTGGTGCTTTAAACAATCAAGAATCTTTTACTGATGAATCTCACTACAATGGATTATTAGAGTACCCACATTACACTAGGCCGCGAATCTTCAATGGGTTTGAAGTCCCAGAAGTTTTGTTGTCTGGGAATCATAGTAAGATTGAAGAGTGGAGAAAGTATCAATCCCTTAAAGTAACCTATGAAAGAAGACCAGATTTGCTTAAAGAAGCGAAGTTAAATAAAACAGAGCAAGAAATGTTAAACACCATAATAAACAATAAAAACTTTAATCAAATTGAAAATAAAAACAAGTTGTAA
- the rplS gene encoding 50S ribosomal protein L19, translating into MIEQEQIKNEVTDFNVGDTVQVHYRIKEGNRERIQIFEGTVLKRQGGGLGETFTVRRISYGVGVERTFPLNSPKIEKLVVVRKGKVRRAKLFYLRDRQGKSAKVKEKTNY; encoded by the coding sequence ATGATTGAACAGGAACAAATAAAAAATGAAGTAACTGACTTTAATGTAGGAGATACTGTACAAGTACACTATAGAATTAAAGAAGGTAATAGAGAAAGAATCCAAATCTTTGAAGGTACTGTACTTAAAAGACAGGGTGGAGGCTTAGGAGAAACTTTTACTGTAAGAAGAATTTCTTACGGTGTAGGTGTTGAAAGAACTTTCCCTTTAAATTCACCAAAGATTGAAAAGCTAGTTGTTGTAAGAAAAGGTAAAGTAAGAAGAGCTAAATTATTCTATCTAAGAGATAGACAAGGAAAATCAGCAAAAGTAAAAGAGAAAACAAACTATTAA
- the ylqF gene encoding ribosome biogenesis GTPase YlqF has protein sequence MNINWYPGHMKKTKDLIINNLKLVDLVIELLDARIPYSSKNPNIDTIVSNKPRIVVMNKSDLSNEKGNYKWAEHYKSKDIPVILANATSNTGVGSIMEEANKAVIEKFRVREQKGIKNTSIRAMIVGIPNVGKSTLINSLAGRKGAQTGNRPGITKGKQWIKLKGNIELLDTPGILWPKFEDKDVALNLAFTGAIKDEIMDIETLALKLIEKLNNMDPVLLERRYEINVESNKPLEIMDKIAIKRGCILKNQEIDYTRVSHLILDEFRRGFIGRITLEYPEDIKIID, from the coding sequence ATGAATATTAATTGGTATCCTGGTCACATGAAAAAAACTAAGGACTTAATCATAAATAATCTAAAATTAGTAGACTTAGTAATAGAATTATTAGATGCAAGAATCCCATACAGTAGCAAGAACCCTAATATTGATACTATAGTAAGCAACAAGCCTAGAATAGTAGTAATGAATAAAAGTGACTTAAGTAATGAAAAAGGCAACTATAAATGGGCAGAGCATTACAAATCAAAAGATATACCTGTCATATTAGCTAATGCAACTAGCAATACAGGAGTAGGGAGTATTATGGAAGAAGCTAATAAAGCTGTAATAGAAAAATTCAGAGTCAGAGAACAAAAGGGAATCAAAAATACTTCTATCAGAGCTATGATAGTTGGTATCCCCAATGTAGGGAAATCCACATTAATAAATTCTTTGGCTGGAAGAAAAGGAGCACAAACTGGGAATAGACCTGGAATTACAAAAGGTAAGCAATGGATAAAATTAAAAGGAAATATAGAGCTATTAGATACACCAGGCATACTCTGGCCTAAATTTGAAGATAAAGATGTGGCATTAAACCTAGCTTTTACAGGAGCCATTAAAGATGAGATAATGGATATAGAAACTTTAGCTTTAAAATTAATAGAAAAGCTTAATAATATGGATCCTGTTTTATTAGAGAGAAGATATGAAATAAATGTAGAAAGTAATAAACCACTTGAAATTATGGATAAAATCGCCATAAAAAGAGGCTGTATTCTTAAAAATCAAGAGATTGATTATACAAGAGTTAGTCATTTAATACTAGATGAGTTTAGACGAGGATTTATTGGACGAATAACATTAGAATACCCAGAGGATATAAAGATTATTGATTAG
- a CDS encoding ribonuclease HII: MLEYEKELWNKDYSYIACIDEVGRGCLAGDVVACAVILPKNLLIEGVKDSKKLSSKKREQLCGIIYEKAIAIGIGCMDSEHIDEFNIKNSTLMAMKKALMNLKDKKGNAIAPDYVLIDAERIDINIPQESIIKGDEKCHGIAAASIVAKVYRDKKCEEWATEYPKYGFEKHKGYGTKAHIEAIKEYGPCSIHRKSFLKNIISSSKQINLFGE; encoded by the coding sequence ATGCTAGAGTATGAGAAAGAATTATGGAATAAAGATTATAGTTATATTGCCTGTATTGATGAAGTTGGAAGAGGCTGCTTAGCAGGAGATGTAGTTGCATGTGCAGTAATATTGCCTAAGAATTTATTGATTGAAGGCGTAAAAGATTCTAAAAAGCTTTCATCAAAGAAGAGAGAGCAGCTTTGTGGAATCATTTATGAAAAAGCTATTGCTATTGGAATAGGTTGTATGGATTCAGAACATATAGATGAATTTAACATAAAAAATAGCACTTTAATGGCTATGAAAAAGGCATTAATGAATTTAAAGGATAAGAAGGGAAATGCAATTGCTCCAGATTATGTTTTAATTGATGCGGAAAGGATAGATATTAATATACCTCAGGAAAGTATAATTAAGGGTGATGAAAAATGTCATGGTATAGCTGCAGCATCAATAGTTGCAAAAGTGTACAGGGACAAAAAATGCGAAGAATGGGCTACTGAATATCCCAAATATGGATTTGAAAAGCACAAGGGATACGGGACAAAAGCCCATATAGAAGCCATAAAAGAATATGGACCCTGTTCAATACATAGAAAGAGCTTCTTAAAAAATATCATTAGTAGTTCAAAGCAAATAAATTTATTTGGTGAGTAA
- a CDS encoding flagellar hook-length control protein FliK translates to MKITNLNLNKNINIDDKVLREGVAIQAKIMEVNGSNIIIMLDNGELLEAKTLLDMENLKNQLVKFLIKNIEDGKVFLTPINKEDLNLIKGEGYSDNKAVDVFIDKVLNTYNLIKNEENILLIKTIIGNKMPLTKENLDNLIKNIEKLKNLINIQKDEKVFAINLDKTPFDESIMKFIKINNNTITENNAGTYPHLDNNLLINENIANIKQNNYQGQREVVDVTKDIFPKLETIFSQDTSTRSLINKVVILTQLGVELSLNNIEKLKNFIENGEGIIRPLLKLASFIKNSEQTDDRYTDEINDFSNKLDLKFVKVDEKNTISKESIKRFLYETKEILERLTPYIKSKKSLSEELSIRINNFLDNLDLQRKINSYYTFVHIPIEYEEEKDENNLFIIKKKNKLYTNSYSIYISLNTKNLNKVDVYCNINDEEIKADFIIEKEFRNLFKDEFDRLKGSLNKLGYKNVSINLREDFEKDLLNVFLENDLFNYNLNIRV, encoded by the coding sequence ATGAAAATTACAAATTTAAATCTAAATAAAAATATAAATATTGATGATAAGGTTTTGAGAGAAGGAGTAGCTATACAAGCAAAAATCATGGAAGTAAATGGCTCAAACATTATAATTATGCTTGACAATGGAGAGTTACTAGAAGCAAAGACACTATTGGATATGGAAAATCTAAAGAATCAATTAGTAAAGTTTCTTATAAAAAATATTGAGGATGGGAAGGTCTTCTTAACTCCTATCAATAAAGAGGATTTAAATTTAATTAAAGGGGAAGGGTACAGTGATAATAAGGCTGTTGATGTATTTATTGATAAGGTATTAAACACATATAATCTTATCAAGAATGAAGAAAATATTCTCTTAATTAAGACTATTATAGGTAATAAAATGCCCTTAACAAAAGAAAACTTAGATAATTTAATTAAGAATATTGAAAAGCTCAAAAACCTAATAAACATTCAAAAAGATGAAAAAGTCTTTGCAATTAACTTAGACAAAACTCCCTTTGACGAAAGCATAATGAAATTTATTAAAATAAATAATAACACTATAACAGAGAATAATGCTGGAACATATCCCCATTTAGATAATAATCTACTAATTAATGAAAACATAGCTAATATTAAGCAAAATAATTATCAAGGTCAAAGAGAAGTAGTTGATGTAACAAAAGATATTTTCCCAAAGCTAGAAACCATTTTTTCGCAAGATACATCAACACGAAGTCTAATAAATAAAGTTGTAATTTTAACACAATTAGGGGTAGAATTATCTTTGAACAACATTGAAAAACTTAAAAATTTTATAGAGAATGGCGAGGGAATAATTAGGCCCTTATTAAAATTGGCAAGCTTTATAAAAAACAGTGAACAAACAGATGATAGATATACAGATGAAATTAATGATTTTTCTAATAAGCTTGATCTCAAATTTGTAAAGGTAGATGAAAAAAATACAATTAGTAAGGAAAGTATAAAACGTTTTCTCTATGAAACAAAAGAAATATTGGAACGACTAACACCCTATATAAAATCTAAGAAAAGCTTATCAGAAGAACTGAGTATAAGAATAAACAATTTTTTAGATAATCTTGATTTGCAAAGGAAAATCAATTCCTATTATACATTTGTTCACATTCCAATAGAATATGAAGAAGAAAAAGATGAAAATAACTTATTTATTATAAAAAAGAAAAATAAACTCTACACAAATAGCTATAGTATATATATTTCACTAAATACAAAAAACCTTAATAAAGTAGATGTATACTGTAATATTAATGATGAAGAGATAAAAGCAGATTTTATTATAGAAAAAGAATTTAGGAATTTATTTAAGGATGAATTTGATAGATTAAAAGGTAGCTTAAACAAGCTAGGGTATAAAAATGTGAGTATTAATTTAAGAGAAGATTTTGAGAAAGATCTTTTAAACGTATTTTTAGAAAATGATTTGTTTAACTATAATTTAAATATTAGGGTGTGA
- a CDS encoding EscU/YscU/HrcU family type III secretion system export apparatus switch protein has product MDKKKDKKMAVALQYDSDIKDAPFVVAKGKGIIADNIIEEGIKEGIKIIEDKNLVHSLINLEITQEIPEELYAAVAQIISFIYGLDNEREKYYE; this is encoded by the coding sequence TTGGACAAAAAAAAAGATAAGAAAATGGCCGTAGCTTTACAATATGATTCAGACATAAAAGATGCTCCCTTCGTAGTGGCTAAAGGCAAAGGTATAATTGCAGATAATATTATTGAAGAAGGGATTAAAGAAGGAATTAAAATAATTGAAGATAAAAACCTAGTCCATAGCTTAATAAATTTAGAAATTACACAAGAAATACCAGAAGAATTATACGCTGCAGTAGCCCAGATTATTTCTTTTATTTATGGCTTAGACAATGAGAGGGAAAAATATTATGAGTAA
- a CDS encoding YraN family protein, which produces MSNIETGILGEKLAYNYLSNNDYTILEKNFRAKVGEIDIIAKKNEVIVFIEVKTRNNNNYGRPYESVNYRKQHKIVWTAQSYINLKKLSNYQFRFDIIEVYLKPNIRINHIQNAFWL; this is translated from the coding sequence ATGAGTAATATAGAGACTGGAATTTTGGGTGAAAAATTAGCATACAATTATTTATCAAACAATGATTATACTATATTAGAAAAAAATTTCAGAGCTAAAGTAGGAGAAATAGATATTATTGCCAAGAAAAACGAGGTAATTGTTTTTATTGAGGTTAAGACCAGAAATAATAATAATTATGGTCGTCCCTATGAGTCTGTTAACTACAGAAAACAGCATAAGATTGTATGGACAGCACAAAGCTATATCAATCTGAAGAAATTATCAAATTATCAATTTAGGTTTGATATAATTGAAGTTTATCTAAAACCCAATATTAGAATAAATCATATTCAAAATGCTTTTTGGTTATAG
- a CDS encoding putative ABC transporter permease — protein sequence MLTRYVVYGLLGLLMEVFWTGFHSLLSGNLNLISSTSIWMFFIYGGAVFLEPIHNKIRRYNIFLRGIIWALLIFIIEFISGFVLEQLVGSCPWDYRSSTSYTIRGYIRFDYFPAWFVVGLTFEKIHDFLDEKLEKIM from the coding sequence ATGTTAACTCGCTATGTTGTATATGGATTATTAGGCTTGCTTATGGAAGTATTTTGGACTGGTTTCCATTCTCTATTATCTGGAAACCTTAATTTAATAAGTAGTACTAGTATATGGATGTTTTTCATATATGGAGGAGCTGTATTTTTAGAACCTATACACAATAAGATAAGGAGGTATAATATATTTTTAAGAGGGATTATATGGGCATTACTCATATTTATCATTGAATTTATTAGTGGCTTTGTTCTAGAGCAATTAGTGGGTTCTTGCCCTTGGGATTATAGAAGCTCCACATCATACACAATAAGAGGGTACATAAGGTTTGATTATTTCCCTGCTTGGTTTGTTGTTGGTCTAACTTTTGAAAAAATTCATGATTTCTTAGATGAAAAGCTTGAAAAAATCATGTGA